The Rhododendron vialii isolate Sample 1 chromosome 6a, ASM3025357v1 genome includes a window with the following:
- the LOC131330551 gene encoding uncharacterized protein LOC131330551: protein MEHRDELEAAQPPPMDRMERMERLLEGVLGVMNHQVHNQPPPPPAVVIAQPVAEMSIKDFQKMKPPIFEGGIDPLKADNWILGMEKIFAVAQAQCPAMHKVVLATYNFEGEAYRWWLIQREREPNMTWIRFKEVFYEKYFPQTLKDAKVNEFINWTQGPTMSVSEYDRIFTDLSRFAPHMVDTDARRARRFEEGLKDGLREPIKLLRLPTYADILNVALLSEEDRAKSKAKAEGQKRQTTSVPVRNQVVGGSFKRQNTGTSGWSQGGSSNSNNSGSRPCPKCGRAHRGQCYRDTGACFRCGQIGHLMKDCPAMTKPNVRTPTATTSSAQSSGTKPDMGKKQGKVFALVPGDSQNANSVVSGGSGDTWIRANGA from the coding sequence ATGGAGCATAGAGATGAGCTAGAGGCAGCACAGCCGCCACCAATGGATAGAATGGAAAGAATGGAACGGTTACTAGAGGGGGTGTTGGGTGTGATGAACCACCAAGTGCATAATCAACCGCCGCCACCGCCCGCGGTAGTTATTGCGCAGCCTGTGGCAGAAATGAGTATCAAGGACTTTCAAAAGATGAAGCCTCCTATTTTTGAAGGTGGAATTGACCCGTTGAAGGCTGACAACTGGATTTTGGGCATGGAGAAAATATTTGCTGTGGCTCAGGCACAATGTCCGGCGATGCACAAGGTTGTTCTTGCTACCTATAACTTCGAGGGAGAGGCGTACAGATGGTGGCTAATACAGAGGGAAAGAGAGCCAAATATGACCTGGATACGATTCAAAGAGGTATTTTATGAAAAGTATTTTCCACAGACACTTAAGGATGCTAAGGTCAATGAATTTATCAACTGGACGCAGGGTCCTACTATGTCAGTGTCAGAATATGACAGAATCTTCACAGATTTAAGTCGGTTTGCACCACATATGGTTGATACAGATGCTCGTAGGGCAAGGAGGTTTGAGGAAGGACTAAAGGATGGGCTACGTGAGCCGATCAAACTTCTTAGGTTGCCAACTTATGCTGATATACTAAATGTGGCTTTGTTGTCCGAAGAAGATCGGGCTAAAAGCAAAGCTAAGGCAGAAGGGCAGAAAAGGCAGACTACTTCCGTGCCAGTCAGGAATCAGGTAGTCGGGGGTTCTTTTAAAAGGCAAAACACAGGTACATCGGGGTGGAGTCAAGGTGGAAGCAGTAATAGCAATAATAGTGGCTCTCGACCATGTCCTAAATGTGGAAGAGCGCATAGAGGTCAGTGCTACAGGGATACAGGGGCATGCTTTAGGTGTGGGCAAATAGGGCACTTGATGAAAGATTGTCCGGCCATGACGAAGCCAAATGTGAGAACACCAACTGCTACCACTAGTTCAGCACAGAGCTCAGGTACGAAACCGGATATGGGGAAGAAACAAGGCAAGGTCTTTGCTTTGGTTCCGGGAGACTCTCAAAATGCAAATTCAGTGGTGTCAG